One genomic segment of bacterium includes these proteins:
- a CDS encoding MBL fold metallo-hydrolase, which translates to MELVLLGTGAPPPFPKTSGQADGIVLGDKLYLVDAGRNVPRQITAAGFKVPQVDHLFFTHFHSDHYTGFGDFFITRWILGAKTPLRVYGPAPVTQIVERMLAYYEYDIEVRVAEGRPRHGCEIETRVLAPGDALEVDGIKIRVDHTTHHGNVADMLSYRFEADGRAIVLASDGGPTEKLVPFAQGADVLVMHPCIASEIVEKMGQTPEQAKIIAAHHASPEEVGKTAAAAGVKTVAMSHILPPMAARDALCAEVAKHFGGEVIAGEDLQRL; encoded by the coding sequence ATGGAACTCGTTTTGCTCGGCACCGGCGCCCCGCCCCCCTTCCCCAAGACCAGCGGGCAGGCGGACGGCATCGTTTTGGGCGACAAGCTCTACCTCGTGGACGCGGGCCGGAACGTCCCCCGCCAGATCACCGCGGCCGGCTTCAAAGTCCCCCAGGTGGATCATCTTTTCTTCACCCACTTCCACTCGGACCACTACACCGGCTTCGGGGATTTTTTCATTACGCGCTGGATCCTCGGCGCTAAGACCCCGCTCCGGGTCTACGGCCCCGCCCCGGTCACGCAGATCGTCGAAAGAATGCTCGCCTACTACGAGTACGACATCGAGGTCCGCGTCGCCGAGGGAAGGCCCCGCCATGGCTGCGAGATCGAGACCCGGGTCCTCGCGCCGGGCGATGCGCTCGAGGTGGACGGCATCAAAATCCGGGTGGACCACACCACCCACCACGGGAACGTGGCGGACATGCTCTCCTACCGCTTCGAGGCGGATGGGCGCGCGATTGTCCTGGCGAGCGACGGGGGGCCCACAGAGAAACTGGTGCCCTTCGCCCAGGGGGCGGACGTTCTCGTGATGCACCCCTGCATCGCCTCGGAGATCGTCGAGAAGATGGGACAGACGCCGGAGCAGGCCAAGATCATCGCCGCCCACCACGCCTCCCCCGAGGAGGTGGGAAAAACCGCCGCGGCGGCCGGCGTCAAGACCGTCGCCATGTCCCACATCCTGCCGCCGATGGCGGCGCGGGACGCTCTTTGCGCGGAAGTCGCCAAGCATTTTGGCGGAGAGGTGATCGCCGGAGAGGACCTGCAACGGCTATAA
- a CDS encoding methylenetetrahydrofolate reductase produces MRNAVSLPVQSRLVRNLLAGEFALTADMKPPASGSPDSILAQAAPLRECVNALNVRDTGGAHYQVSGLACAAVLAASGIEPILQFSCESRNRVAMLNDILGAAVLGIHNILILQSENQSAGGRTHRRRASDAAPAELIRLVSEMAEKGVLPSEGLKMTSGGILPSRYPIDAPPQFFIGTSDFPEMEPEKEWLAQLKPKAGAGAHFIQTQLCFDTAAIRRYISRLNDNGISGKMFALVSLALLPSHQTALWMRENYRGLHMPDEVIRRLRAASEPEQEGMRICAEMLQEISEISGVSGVHLVSPEHPELIAQAIEESGLKS; encoded by the coding sequence ATGCGGAACGCGGTTTCTTTGCCGGTGCAGAGCCGGCTGGTGCGGAATCTGCTGGCCGGGGAATTCGCCCTGACGGCGGACATGAAGCCGCCCGCCTCCGGCAGTCCGGATTCCATTCTCGCCCAGGCCGCGCCGCTCCGCGAATGCGTGAACGCCCTGAACGTGCGGGACACGGGCGGCGCCCACTATCAGGTTTCCGGCCTCGCCTGCGCCGCGGTGCTGGCCGCAAGCGGCATCGAGCCGATCCTCCAGTTTTCCTGCGAAAGCCGGAACCGGGTCGCCATGCTGAACGACATTCTGGGCGCCGCCGTTCTGGGCATTCACAACATCCTGATCCTCCAGAGCGAGAACCAATCCGCCGGCGGGCGGACGCACCGAAGGCGCGCCTCCGATGCCGCGCCCGCCGAACTGATCCGCCTGGTTTCGGAGATGGCGGAGAAAGGGGTGCTCCCCTCCGAGGGTTTGAAGATGACGAGCGGGGGGATATTGCCGTCCCGCTACCCCATTGATGCGCCCCCCCAATTCTTCATCGGGACCTCGGATTTTCCCGAGATGGAGCCCGAGAAAGAATGGCTCGCGCAACTGAAGCCCAAGGCCGGCGCGGGCGCCCATTTCATCCAGACGCAGCTTTGCTTCGACACCGCCGCCATCCGGCGCTATATCTCCAGGCTCAACGACAACGGGATTTCCGGGAAAATGTTCGCGCTCGTCAGCCTCGCCCTGTTGCCCTCGCACCAGACCGCCCTCTGGATGCGCGAAAACTATAGGGGGCTGCACATGCCCGATGAGGTGATCCGCCGCCTGCGGGCGGCTTCCGAGCCGGAACAGGAAGGAATGAGAATTTGCGCCGAGATGCTGCAGGAAATCTCGGAAATTTCCGGCGTCTCGGGCGTCCACCTCGTTTCCCCCGAACACCCGGAACTCATCGCCCAGGCCATTGAAGAATCCGGCCTGAAATCTTAG
- a CDS encoding SUMF1/EgtB/PvdO family nonheme iron enzyme codes for MPRIAVAALVWMTLSGVALPPAGAAPAEGKYAGMVLIPAGPFQMGRDNGPDDEKPAHQVYLSAFYIDRNLVRVSEYAEFIRAKSHLGPLGEMYLDAPDPDARIHRRGGVWTADKGFENYPAAELSWHGAVAYCRWRGKRLPSEAEWEKAARGTDGRLYPWGNQPPTQELAFFGGFHGETVPVGRYPKGASPYGVLDMAGQVWEWTRSLYRKYPYQSRDGRENLKTEDTRVARGGTSSSDAEGLTATSRTPVDPGRLDTGHAYFGFRCAANLEMVQRSFRKMARRGRPFSPPAPPSPLPR; via the coding sequence ATGCCCAGGATCGCTGTCGCCGCTCTAGTGTGGATGACCCTCTCCGGAGTGGCCCTGCCCCCTGCGGGCGCGGCCCCGGCGGAGGGGAAATACGCCGGGATGGTCCTCATCCCCGCGGGCCCCTTCCAGATGGGAAGAGACAACGGTCCGGACGATGAAAAACCCGCGCACCAGGTCTATCTCTCCGCCTTTTACATCGACCGCAACCTGGTGCGGGTATCCGAATACGCCGAATTCATCCGGGCGAAGAGCCACCTCGGCCCGCTGGGCGAGATGTATCTCGACGCCCCCGACCCGGATGCGCGCATTCATCGCCGGGGCGGCGTTTGGACGGCCGACAAGGGTTTTGAGAACTACCCGGCCGCGGAGCTGAGCTGGCACGGGGCCGTCGCCTACTGCCGCTGGCGGGGGAAACGCCTCCCCAGCGAGGCCGAGTGGGAAAAAGCCGCCCGCGGGACCGACGGGAGACTCTATCCCTGGGGAAACCAGCCGCCCACCCAGGAGCTGGCCTTCTTCGGCGGCTTTCACGGCGAGACCGTCCCGGTCGGCCGCTACCCCAAGGGCGCAAGCCCCTACGGCGTCCTCGACATGGCCGGCCAGGTGTGGGAGTGGACCCGCTCGCTCTACCGGAAATACCCCTACCAGAGCCGCGACGGCAGAGAGAACCTGAAGACCGAGGATACCCGGGTCGCCCGGGGCGGAACCTCATCGAGCGATGCCGAGGGCCTGACCGCCACCTCGCGCACCCCGGTCGATCCGGGAAGGCTCGACACCGGCCATGCTTATTTTGGGTTCCGGTGCGCCGCCAATCTGGAGATGGTACAGCGATCGTTCCGGAAGATGGCGCGAAGGGGCCGGCCTTTTAGTCCGCCCGCGCCACCGTCACCCTTGCCGCGATGA
- a CDS encoding pyridoxamine 5'-phosphate oxidase family protein: MAERPTEMDAFLSDRGRMVRVCTVRPNGTAHVVPLCYKFYPEDGSFFLSTGADSVTVKNLKKNPALTLCIDDAEPPFRCVTVEGNAEVSEVLGTDHDGMKRIIDQFFGPEMWETYKETPTAKKIRVRITLKPAKWVWWDMRRQTQGSVKIG, from the coding sequence ATGGCCGAGCGTCCCACCGAAATGGATGCGTTTCTATCCGACCGGGGAAGGATGGTCCGGGTCTGCACCGTGCGGCCGAACGGCACTGCGCACGTCGTCCCGCTCTGCTACAAGTTCTATCCGGAGGACGGATCGTTCTTCCTCAGCACGGGCGCGGATTCGGTGACGGTGAAGAATCTGAAAAAAAACCCGGCCCTCACGCTGTGCATTGACGATGCCGAGCCCCCCTTCCGCTGCGTCACCGTCGAAGGGAACGCGGAAGTCTCCGAGGTGCTCGGTACCGATCACGACGGGATGAAGCGGATTATCGATCAGTTCTTCGGGCCCGAGATGTGGGAGACCTACAAGGAAACCCCCACGGCCAAGAAGATCCGCGTGCGCATCACGCTAAAGCCCGCGAAATGGGTGTGGTGGGATATGCGCCGCCAGACGCAGGGCTCGGTAAAAATCGGCTAG
- a CDS encoding MFS transporter: MIYYGWVIIWLSFMTMAFHSTARFSFSIFQIPLIGEFNWSRAALGGAYSLNMFLHGFMAPVTGSLMDRYGPRRVMPWGSVFVGAALAFGWFITSLWHVYLLTGLIMGIGSALSGYPMHAAIVPRWFRRKRGMAVGIVLSGIGIGGLMLSPTIERLIAHFSWRHAYLAYGLFVLLVLAPLNFFLVRNRPEEVGQAVDGLPPREEDPASSPSAEARVGLREALSAVRGDSRFTALVLMSFITGLHMNTMMSHMALYLVDQNYGLSLAAIILGITGFLRMFGSISMGWLSDRMGRIRALNISYGIAAAGLLLTLLIPQLGYLPILGFLFGIIYGFGMGGMASISAALSSDIFDRRVIGMVMGVFEICFAIGGIVGPPLAGLAFDLTGSYSIPITVLIAAMVLHIFIAARVTVARAD, from the coding sequence GTGATCTATTACGGATGGGTCATTATCTGGCTCTCGTTCATGACGATGGCGTTTCACTCGACGGCCCGCTTTTCGTTTTCCATTTTCCAGATTCCGCTGATCGGGGAGTTCAACTGGTCGCGAGCGGCGCTGGGCGGGGCGTATTCGCTGAACATGTTTCTGCACGGCTTCATGGCGCCGGTAACGGGCTCCCTCATGGACCGCTACGGGCCGCGGCGGGTGATGCCCTGGGGGTCGGTGTTCGTCGGCGCGGCGCTCGCCTTCGGGTGGTTCATCACCTCGCTGTGGCACGTCTACCTGTTGACCGGCCTGATTATGGGGATAGGGAGTGCCCTGAGCGGCTACCCGATGCATGCCGCCATCGTGCCCCGCTGGTTTCGGCGCAAGCGGGGGATGGCCGTCGGCATTGTTCTGTCGGGAATCGGGATAGGGGGACTCATGCTCTCGCCCACCATCGAGCGCCTGATCGCCCATTTCAGCTGGCGGCACGCCTACCTCGCTTACGGCCTCTTTGTTCTGCTCGTGCTCGCCCCGCTGAATTTTTTCCTTGTCCGGAACCGCCCGGAGGAGGTGGGGCAGGCGGTTGACGGTCTTCCGCCGCGGGAGGAGGACCCGGCCTCGTCTCCATCGGCCGAAGCGCGCGTGGGCCTTCGGGAAGCCCTCTCGGCCGTGCGGGGGGACTCCCGGTTCACCGCCCTCGTCCTGATGAGCTTCATCACGGGCCTTCACATGAACACCATGATGAGCCACATGGCGCTCTATCTGGTGGATCAGAACTACGGACTCTCCCTGGCCGCCATCATTTTGGGGATCACGGGCTTTCTCCGTATGTTCGGAAGCATATCCATGGGCTGGCTCAGCGACCGCATGGGGCGGATTCGCGCCCTGAACATCTCCTACGGGATTGCCGCCGCGGGACTTCTTTTGACTCTCCTCATCCCGCAGCTGGGCTATCTCCCGATCCTGGGATTCCTCTTCGGGATCATCTACGGGTTCGGGATGGGCGGGATGGCCTCGATCTCTGCCGCCCTGTCGTCCGATATATTCGATCGGCGGGTCATCGGGATGGTGATGGGCGTTTTCGAGATATGCTTCGCGATCGGCGGCATCGTCGGGCCGCCCCTCGCCGGCCTCGCGTTCGATCTGACGGGAAGCTATTCCATCCCCATCACGGTGCTGATCGCCGCGATGGTTCTTCACATATTCATCGCGGCAAGGGTGACGGTGGCGCGGGCGGACTAA
- a CDS encoding PilZ domain-containing protein — translation MNDKRLFQRFGSPQEVDGSPSLLIFVPEISEAALTPDDFSAGGFKVHSPKQLEPGTLLSCTIRSGDVAIEGCKAQVAWVEESSDGNGCMVGIALDISEEVRDNFSSILTAILSGETPESL, via the coding sequence ATGAATGATAAGCGTCTTTTTCAGAGGTTCGGCTCGCCGCAGGAAGTGGACGGATCGCCTTCTTTGCTGATTTTCGTTCCGGAGATTTCCGAGGCGGCGCTGACGCCGGATGATTTCAGCGCGGGCGGCTTCAAGGTGCACTCCCCGAAACAGCTCGAGCCGGGCACTCTTCTCTCCTGTACCATCCGCTCCGGCGATGTCGCCATCGAGGGCTGCAAGGCGCAGGTGGCGTGGGTGGAGGAATCCTCCGACGGCAATGGGTGCATGGTGGGCATCGCACTCGACATTTCCGAAGAAGTCAGAGACAACTTTTCTTCGATTTTGACGGCCATCCTCAGTGGCGAGACGCCGGAAAGCCTATAG
- a CDS encoding DMT family transporter: protein MSVPILLAILGMCAQGASDFFYKRAQNRGIVLETYLQVEWIPFALVALLFGYLNGDLEPNRASLIYGPIFGVFSFIAIFLFVSSLREGEASINTLIFRLNFVLVAFFAILFLGERWTISLTAGLVFAGLAIASTAVMGRSRSPAGGGGGRRGLSSRSLALVLSGMFFFSVVNVIFKVSVVNGGNVPFLIVFGACSWSVAAFILMVARGRYGFPPGNWIYFPITGSLKSVSFFCLLTSFRLGGNASAVVPIVQMSFVLTAILAAVFLGETFNRWKWAGLGFAALAILALSS from the coding sequence ATGTCCGTACCCATCTTGTTGGCGATTCTGGGGATGTGCGCCCAGGGGGCCTCGGATTTTTTCTACAAAAGGGCGCAGAACAGGGGCATCGTCCTGGAAACTTATCTCCAGGTCGAGTGGATTCCCTTCGCGCTGGTCGCTCTCCTCTTCGGGTATCTCAACGGCGATCTGGAGCCGAACCGGGCTTCCCTCATCTACGGCCCCATCTTCGGTGTTTTCTCCTTCATCGCCATTTTTTTGTTCGTGAGCAGCCTCCGGGAAGGCGAGGCGAGCATTAACACGCTCATTTTCCGCCTCAATTTTGTTCTCGTCGCCTTTTTCGCGATTCTTTTTCTGGGGGAGCGCTGGACCATTTCCCTGACCGCCGGCCTGGTCTTCGCCGGCCTGGCCATCGCCAGCACCGCGGTCATGGGCAGAAGCCGGTCCCCGGCGGGAGGCGGTGGTGGGAGGAGAGGCCTTTCGTCGCGCTCTTTGGCGCTTGTGCTCTCTGGCATGTTCTTTTTCTCTGTCGTGAACGTCATCTTCAAGGTGAGTGTGGTGAACGGCGGCAACGTCCCGTTCCTCATCGTATTCGGTGCCTGCAGTTGGAGCGTGGCAGCGTTCATTCTGATGGTGGCGAGAGGGCGGTACGGCTTCCCGCCGGGCAACTGGATTTATTTTCCCATCACCGGAAGCCTCAAGTCGGTGTCTTTCTTTTGTCTGCTCACTTCATTTCGGCTGGGCGGAAACGCGAGCGCGGTAGTGCCCATCGTGCAGATGAGCTTCGTGCTCACGGCCATTTTGGCGGCTGTTTTTCTGGGGGAGACGTTTAATCGATGGAAGTGGGCCGGGCTTGGATTCGCCGCCCTGGCCATCTTGGCGCTCTCGTCATAA
- a CDS encoding SDR family NAD(P)-dependent oxidoreductase gives MVKTPDYFSGKTILITGAASGIGRATARIFAREGANVLCADLDAVGARRIADEVSRFGGAALPFAMDVTRREDAGEMVRLGKREFGKIHFLFNSAGSIVRRCKFLEIDDDTWDKTFDLNVKGTFYCTQAVLPEMLAGGGGVIVNMASMAHLNGAPGIAVHYGAAKGAVTTMTLGIAREFADRGIRCLSISAGYVDTPFQRSASEELWERMSASIPMGRMGTPEEIGELVLFMCSDACPFMTGDTVKVNGGAGFR, from the coding sequence ATGGTCAAAACGCCAGACTACTTCAGCGGTAAAACGATACTCATCACCGGCGCCGCCAGCGGGATCGGCCGGGCCACCGCCCGCATCTTCGCCCGCGAAGGGGCGAATGTGCTTTGTGCCGATCTCGACGCGGTGGGCGCACGCCGAATCGCCGATGAAGTCTCCCGGTTTGGGGGCGCCGCACTGCCTTTTGCCATGGACGTGACGCGCCGCGAGGATGCCGGGGAGATGGTGCGCCTTGGAAAGCGTGAATTCGGCAAAATCCATTTCCTGTTCAACTCCGCCGGCAGCATTGTGCGGCGCTGCAAGTTTCTGGAAATTGATGACGACACCTGGGACAAGACGTTCGATCTGAACGTCAAGGGCACGTTCTACTGCACACAGGCCGTGCTCCCCGAGATGCTGGCGGGCGGCGGCGGGGTCATCGTCAACATGGCGAGCATGGCCCATCTCAACGGGGCCCCGGGCATCGCCGTCCATTACGGGGCGGCCAAGGGGGCGGTGACCACGATGACGCTCGGGATCGCCCGCGAATTCGCCGACCGGGGCATCCGCTGCCTGTCGATCTCGGCGGGATACGTGGATACGCCCTTTCAGAGAAGCGCTTCAGAGGAGTTGTGGGAAAGAATGAGCGCCTCGATCCCGATGGGGCGGATGGGGACCCCCGAGGAGATCGGCGAGCTGGTGCTCTTCATGTGTTCGGACGCCTGCCCTTTCATGACGGGGGATACGGTCAAGGTCAACGGGGGCGCCGGCTTCCGGTAG
- a CDS encoding cobalamin-independent methionine synthase II family protein — protein sequence MLTATKDIVLPTSIIGSLPRPAWYTQNLGRNSFLAAMTNSNYREQYIDAVSVYLRDQECAGLDILTDGDAHYDEEVCGQSWTTYPIYHMDGFSRELEQPVQPHAMAVKFPPGHILHDYLESRIIPRLSGPVGRGNLQYAPMWKTAQRLTKKPVKFGTITAEILAMSIQDDHYKDVRERVMAFSDALNAELTELVAAGCPVIQMEEPQIHMYAARGVKDGPITPDFLVEVFNNTVKGLREKAEVWCHTCWGNPAQQRMFDEVQKYEPSLEYYNQIDADLITFESCSSGRAELDVIGERIKGMKIGVGVIDHHGLQVERPEEVADHIREALKHIPAERLVVVSDCGMGREGMSRRHARYKIAALVQGTNIVRKEIGAPEAECLMTEPRYSLTKRQEA from the coding sequence ATGCTCACCGCGACCAAGGATATCGTGCTGCCCACTTCCATCATCGGCTCTTTGCCCCGGCCGGCCTGGTACACCCAGAACCTGGGAAGGAACTCGTTTCTGGCGGCCATGACCAATTCCAACTACCGCGAGCAGTACATTGACGCGGTTTCGGTCTATCTGCGGGATCAGGAGTGCGCCGGGCTGGATATCCTCACCGACGGCGACGCCCACTACGATGAAGAGGTGTGCGGACAGAGCTGGACCACGTATCCGATCTACCACATGGACGGATTCAGCCGGGAGCTCGAGCAGCCGGTGCAGCCCCATGCCATGGCGGTCAAGTTTCCTCCGGGCCACATTCTGCACGATTACCTCGAATCGCGGATCATCCCGAGACTCTCCGGCCCCGTCGGCCGCGGAAATCTGCAGTACGCCCCCATGTGGAAAACGGCCCAGCGCCTGACCAAAAAGCCCGTCAAGTTCGGGACGATCACGGCCGAAATCCTGGCGATGTCGATCCAGGACGATCACTACAAGGACGTGCGCGAGCGGGTCATGGCCTTCAGCGATGCGCTGAACGCGGAGCTGACGGAACTCGTCGCCGCCGGCTGCCCGGTCATCCAGATGGAGGAGCCGCAGATTCACATGTATGCCGCACGCGGCGTCAAGGACGGGCCCATCACGCCGGATTTCCTGGTGGAAGTCTTCAACAACACAGTGAAAGGACTGCGCGAGAAGGCCGAGGTGTGGTGCCATACCTGCTGGGGCAATCCCGCCCAGCAGCGGATGTTCGATGAGGTCCAGAAGTACGAGCCCTCGCTCGAGTACTACAACCAGATCGACGCCGATCTCATTACGTTCGAATCGTGCAGCTCCGGCCGGGCGGAACTCGATGTGATCGGCGAGCGTATCAAGGGTATGAAAATCGGTGTCGGCGTGATCGATCACCACGGGCTGCAGGTGGAGCGGCCCGAGGAAGTCGCGGATCACATTCGCGAGGCCCTGAAGCACATCCCCGCCGAGCGGCTGGTCGTCGTATCGGACTGCGGGATGGGCCGCGAGGGCATGAGCCGCCGGCACGCCCGCTACAAAATCGCCGCGCTCGTGCAGGGCACGAACATCGTCCGCAAGGAGATCGGGGCGCCCGAGGCGGAATGCCTGATGACCGAACCGCGGTATTCGCTGACGAAGCGCCAGGAAGCCTAG